One window from the genome of Serinibacter salmoneus encodes:
- a CDS encoding siderophore-interacting protein, with protein MPKGTVTAMQVVGKSWITPHLVRLELAGPDGAALADFPMSPHADAYVKLVLPPRGVSLPWPYDAEALKQALPPEQWPVLRTYTIRDFTPQRMMIDVVVHGDDGVAGPWARDVEPCGPGSLLQVRGPGGAYSPDPSARHHLLVGDASALPAIAVALERLRPGATADVVIGVASAADEIPLDTRATAQITWVHEGAAAAGPGEALVAAVHALDLPEGEGIDAFVHGEAGWVKALRRHLRFERGIPRERLSISGYWRLGSTDEQWRTGKAQWRAEVEADEAAAGLR; from the coding sequence ATGCCCAAGGGAACCGTCACTGCGATGCAGGTGGTGGGCAAGTCGTGGATCACGCCGCACCTGGTGCGCCTGGAACTCGCCGGGCCCGACGGCGCAGCCCTGGCCGACTTCCCCATGTCGCCCCACGCGGATGCGTACGTCAAGCTGGTGCTGCCGCCCCGGGGCGTCAGCCTGCCGTGGCCGTACGACGCCGAGGCGCTAAAGCAGGCGCTACCGCCCGAGCAGTGGCCCGTGCTGCGGACCTACACGATCCGTGACTTCACCCCGCAGCGCATGATGATCGACGTCGTCGTGCACGGTGACGACGGCGTGGCCGGCCCCTGGGCGCGGGACGTGGAACCCTGCGGGCCGGGCAGCCTCCTGCAGGTGCGCGGGCCGGGCGGCGCCTACTCACCCGACCCGAGCGCCCGGCACCACCTCCTGGTGGGTGACGCCTCCGCCCTGCCGGCGATCGCCGTCGCCCTGGAGCGGCTGAGGCCGGGCGCCACGGCCGACGTGGTGATCGGGGTGGCGAGCGCCGCCGACGAGATCCCGTTGGATACGCGCGCGACGGCGCAGATCACCTGGGTGCATGAAGGGGCCGCAGCCGCCGGGCCGGGGGAGGCCCTCGTGGCCGCCGTCCACGCCTTGGATCTCCCGGAGGGCGAGGGAATCGACGCGTTCGTGCACGGCGAGGCCGGCTGGGTGAAGGCGCTGCGCCGTCACCTGCGCTTCGAGCGAGGCATCCCGCGCGAGCGGCTCTCGATCTCGGGCTACTGGCGGCTGGGCAGCACCGATGAGCAGTGGCGCACCGGGAAGGCCCAGTGGCGGGCCGAGGTGGAGGCGGACGAGGCTGCCGCGGGCCTTCGCTGA
- a CDS encoding amino acid ABC transporter permease, with amino-acid sequence MSAHALFDAQGPRGRATVRVITVASVLALLGVAALVYWQLYRTGQLAPSKWLTFTEPGTIRYLLTGLGNTALAALGAGAIGLPLGLVLALGRLSRRRWLSWPATAVIEVLRAVPVLLLIYIFMFALPQYGINLSTYGKLVVPIGLGAAAVMAEVFRAGVLAVPRGQTEAGLAVGLPDGVTMRLVVFPQALRIVIPALVAQAVVVVKDTAFGYVVSYPELMQSGRVLVANTNDLVQTYLVITVVYVLVNMVISALAQRMEARMNASRGLGRISLLGRARRSTLA; translated from the coding sequence ATGAGCGCCCACGCCCTCTTCGATGCCCAGGGTCCCCGCGGCCGCGCCACGGTGCGGGTCATCACCGTCGCCTCCGTGCTCGCGCTGCTCGGGGTGGCGGCGCTGGTGTACTGGCAGTTGTACCGCACCGGGCAGTTGGCGCCCTCGAAGTGGTTGACCTTCACCGAGCCGGGGACGATCCGCTACCTCCTGACGGGCTTGGGCAACACCGCGCTCGCGGCCCTGGGGGCCGGGGCGATCGGTCTGCCGCTCGGTCTCGTCCTCGCGCTGGGGAGGCTCTCGCGGCGGCGCTGGCTCAGTTGGCCGGCCACGGCCGTGATCGAGGTGTTGCGCGCCGTGCCGGTGCTGCTGCTGATCTACATCTTCATGTTCGCGCTGCCGCAGTACGGCATCAACCTGTCCACCTACGGCAAACTCGTTGTCCCCATCGGCCTGGGCGCGGCCGCCGTGATGGCCGAGGTCTTCCGTGCCGGGGTGCTGGCCGTGCCGCGCGGGCAGACCGAGGCGGGGCTCGCCGTCGGGCTGCCCGACGGCGTCACCATGCGCCTGGTGGTCTTCCCGCAGGCGCTGCGGATCGTGATCCCGGCCCTGGTGGCCCAAGCGGTCGTGGTGGTCAAGGACACCGCGTTCGGGTACGTGGTGTCCTACCCCGAGCTCATGCAGTCCGGCCGCGTGCTGGTGGCCAACACCAACGACCTGGTGCAGACCTACCTGGTGATCACCGTGGTGTACGTGCTGGTCAACATGGTGATCTCGGCGCTCGCGCAGCGGATGGAGGCCCGCATGAACGCCTCGCGCGGACTCGGCCGCATCTCGCTGCTGGGCCGCGCCCGCCGCTCCACCCTCGCCTGA
- a CDS encoding ParA family protein — protein MKIVAVHSVKGGVGKTTTATNLAAAAARDDSRVLLWDLDPQAGATWLLGADGDPTPSSANPKDLRKGKKGAQRPPVREVVIGEGEARRAVVATEHGFDVLPADASNRHLEVALAAAKRTRKRLAEAVSPLAKHYDLVVLDSPPSSSALAASVIRAADLVVLPVPPAGLALRSVEQVRMLLEESKHPPALLAFLTMVDRRKAEHREAVAELPRSIPEMADVVVPSSVAVERMGTQRAPVFAVAPRSPAALAYLRVWDVARLRLAPQVRSKYH, from the coding sequence ATGAAGATCGTCGCCGTGCACAGCGTCAAGGGCGGCGTCGGGAAGACCACGACCGCCACCAACCTCGCGGCCGCCGCGGCGCGGGACGACTCCCGCGTGCTGCTGTGGGACCTCGACCCCCAGGCGGGGGCCACGTGGCTGCTGGGCGCGGACGGGGACCCCACGCCGTCGAGCGCCAACCCGAAGGACCTGCGCAAGGGCAAGAAGGGTGCGCAGCGCCCGCCCGTGCGCGAGGTGGTCATCGGCGAGGGCGAGGCCAGGCGTGCCGTGGTGGCCACCGAGCACGGCTTCGACGTGCTGCCGGCCGATGCCAGCAACCGGCATCTGGAGGTGGCGCTCGCCGCCGCCAAGCGAACCCGCAAGCGGCTCGCCGAGGCGGTGTCACCGCTCGCGAAGCACTACGACCTGGTGGTGCTGGACTCCCCTCCGAGTTCCTCTGCGCTCGCCGCGAGCGTGATCCGCGCCGCGGACCTCGTGGTGCTGCCCGTGCCGCCGGCGGGGCTCGCGCTGCGCTCGGTGGAGCAGGTGCGAATGCTCCTGGAGGAGTCGAAGCACCCGCCCGCCCTGCTCGCCTTCCTCACCATGGTGGACCGGCGCAAGGCGGAGCATCGCGAGGCGGTGGCGGAGTTGCCCCGGAGCATCCCGGAGATGGCGGACGTCGTGGTGCCCTCGAGCGTCGCCGTCGAGCGGATGGGGACGCAGCGGGCGCCGGTATTCGCCGTCGCGCCTCGCTCCCCCGCCGCGCTCGCCTACCTGCGGGTGTGGGACGTGGCACGGCTGCGACTCGCCCCGCAGGTGCGCAGCAAGTACCACTGA
- a CDS encoding amino acid ABC transporter permease, whose amino-acid sequence MDVLFRDYLGTFAEGLWLTVQLTAIGFTAALILGTILAVFRVSPIPPLRVFGAVYVEFFRNVPLVALLLLVVYGLPYAGVNLGYYWSVILALTAVGTAFACETIRSGINAVSAGQVEAARAIGLPFWGIARELVIPQAVRTVISPLVTLFIGILLSTSLAAVVGMRELTSTVSYINNQEALGLTTFLVAAAVYVIISLTAAGIGSRLETRYRVLR is encoded by the coding sequence GTGGACGTCCTGTTCCGCGACTATCTCGGCACGTTCGCCGAAGGGTTGTGGCTCACCGTGCAACTCACGGCGATCGGCTTCACCGCCGCCCTGATCCTCGGCACGATCCTTGCGGTCTTCCGCGTCTCCCCGATCCCGCCGCTGCGGGTGTTCGGCGCCGTGTACGTGGAGTTCTTCCGCAATGTGCCCCTGGTGGCACTCCTGCTGCTCGTGGTCTACGGGCTGCCCTACGCCGGGGTGAACCTGGGCTACTACTGGTCGGTGATCCTCGCGCTGACCGCCGTCGGCACCGCCTTCGCCTGCGAGACGATCCGCAGCGGGATCAACGCCGTCTCCGCCGGCCAGGTCGAGGCGGCTCGCGCGATCGGGCTGCCGTTCTGGGGGATCGCGCGCGAACTGGTGATCCCGCAGGCGGTGCGCACCGTCATCAGCCCGCTGGTGACGCTCTTCATCGGCATCCTGCTGTCCACCTCGCTCGCGGCGGTGGTCGGGATGCGGGAGCTCACCTCGACCGTGAGTTACATCAACAACCAGGAGGCGCTGGGGTTGACGACCTTCCTCGTGGCTGCCGCCGTCTACGTGATCATCTCGCTGACCGCCGCCGGGATCGGCTCGCGGCTGGAGACCAGGTACCGGGTGCTGCGATGA